One Corvus moneduloides isolate bCorMon1 chromosome Z, bCorMon1.pri, whole genome shotgun sequence genomic window carries:
- the MBLAC2 gene encoding metallo-beta-lactamase domain-containing protein 2 produces the protein MSALEWFAHKPLGGGIFWIQERFYESGNRANIWLVRGSQRDVVIDAGLGLRSLPDYLRDAGLLAPTEGAGPRPLLAVATHVHFDHSGGLQHFEEVAVHSAEAAALLQGDNYEAVTWLSDREVARPPRPGWSARQFRVPPVRPSRLLQEGDVISLGDRQLTVMHMPGHSRGSICLHDKDRKILFSGDVVYDGSMIDWLPYSRISDYVASCQRLMELVDRGLVEKVLPGHFNIFGAERLYRLASNYISQAGVCHKISTCAMRSIASIALRVTNSRITSQ, from the exons ATGTCGGCGCTGGAGTGGTTCGCGCACAAGCCCCTGGGCGGTGGTATCTTTTGGATCCAGGAGCGCTTCTACGAATCGGGCAACCGGGCCAACATCTGGCTGGTGCGGGGCTCACAGCGAGACGTGGTGATCGacgcggggctggggctgcgcaGCCTGCCCGACTACTTGCGCGACGCCGGGCTGCTGGCGCCGACTGAGGGCGCCGGGCCGCGGCCGCTACTCGCCGTGGCCACCCACGTCCACTTCGACCACTCGGGCGGGCTGCAGCACTTCGAGGAGGTGGCGGTGCACAGCGCCGAGGCGGCGGCGCTGCTGCAAGGCGACAACTATGAGGCCGTGACGTGGCTGTCGGACCGGGAGGTGGCGCGGCCGCCGCGGCCCGGCTGGAGCGCACGACAGTTCCGCGTGCCGCCTGTCCGGCCCAGCCGCCTCCTGCAGGAGG GGGATGTGATCAGCCTCGGAGATCGACAGCTCACTGTCATGCATATGCCTGGTCATTCACGAGGAAGTATTTGCTTACATGACAAGGACAGGAAGATTTTGTTCAGTGGAGATGTGGTGTATGATGGATCTATGATCGACTGGCTTCCCTACAGCAGAATCAGTGACTACGTTGCAAGCTGCCAGCGCCTGATGGAGTTAGTAGACAGAGGTCTTGTGGAGAAGGTACTACCTGGGCACTTTAACATATTTGGGGCAGAAAGGCTGTATCGGTTAGCTTCCAACTACATTTCCCAAGCTGGAGTTTGTCACAAGATTTCTACCTGTGCCATGAGATCCATTGCAAGCATAGCACTTCGTGTTACAAATTCAAGAATCACTTCTCAGTGA